One genomic region from Solwaraspora sp. WMMD792 encodes:
- a CDS encoding LLM class flavin-dependent oxidoreductase, which produces MIDVPLSVLDVAPVAAGRSAGEALRHTTELARRVEQLGYHRLWVAEHHNMPAIASSAPAVLLAHLAAATSTIRVGSGGVMLPNHPPLVVAEQFGTLEALHPGRVDLGIGRAPGTDQATALALRRTMAGLGAETFPQELATLIGYLRGDAGPIAATPHAGQSPAIWLLGSSGFSAQLAGTLGLPFSFAHHFSAANTLPALALYRQHFRPSVWLDRPYAMVAVNVVCAESDERAEWLSGPAALAFLRLRAGRPEALVSPEEAAAYPYTDLERQFIRQRNEEQAVGSPDTVRRALHDLRERTGADELMLTTMVYDVADRVRSFELVAGDPGHPTDGDQ; this is translated from the coding sequence GTGATCGACGTACCGCTCTCCGTCCTCGACGTGGCCCCAGTCGCCGCCGGCAGATCCGCCGGTGAGGCGCTGCGGCACACCACCGAGCTGGCCCGCCGAGTCGAGCAGCTCGGCTACCACCGGTTGTGGGTGGCCGAACACCACAACATGCCCGCCATCGCCAGCTCGGCCCCGGCGGTGCTGCTCGCCCACCTGGCCGCGGCCACCTCAACGATCCGGGTCGGCTCCGGCGGGGTGATGCTGCCCAACCATCCGCCGCTGGTGGTCGCCGAGCAGTTCGGCACGTTGGAGGCGCTGCACCCGGGCCGGGTCGATCTCGGCATCGGCCGGGCCCCGGGCACCGACCAGGCCACCGCACTGGCGCTGCGGCGCACCATGGCCGGGCTGGGCGCCGAGACGTTCCCGCAGGAGCTGGCGACCCTGATCGGCTATCTGCGCGGCGACGCCGGACCGATCGCCGCGACCCCGCACGCCGGGCAGTCACCGGCGATCTGGCTGCTCGGTTCCAGCGGATTCAGCGCCCAACTCGCCGGCACCCTGGGTCTGCCGTTCTCCTTCGCACACCATTTCAGTGCGGCCAACACGCTGCCGGCGCTCGCGCTGTACCGGCAGCATTTCCGCCCGTCGGTGTGGTTGGACCGGCCGTACGCGATGGTCGCGGTCAACGTCGTCTGCGCCGAGTCGGACGAGCGGGCCGAGTGGCTGTCCGGCCCGGCCGCCCTGGCGTTCCTGCGGCTGCGCGCCGGGCGGCCGGAGGCACTGGTCAGCCCGGAGGAAGCGGCCGCCTATCCGTACACGGATCTCGAGCGGCAGTTCATCCGCCAACGCAACGAGGAGCAGGCGGTCGGCTCCCCCGACACGGTCCGGCGGGCGCTGCACGATTTGCGCGAGCGCACCGGTGCCGACGAGCTGATGTTGACCACGATGGTGTACGACGTCGCCGACCGGGTGCGCTCGTTCGAGCTGGTGGCCGGTGACCCGGGTCACCCCACGGACGGCGATCAATAG
- a CDS encoding DUF397 domain-containing protein, which produces MSDLTGAEWRKSSRSSSQGNCVEVAINYPGIVAVRDSKDREGATLLFTSHGWDAFLVLARVTR; this is translated from the coding sequence ATGTCTGATCTGACCGGTGCGGAGTGGCGGAAGAGCAGCCGAAGCAGCTCACAAGGAAACTGTGTCGAGGTTGCAATCAACTACCCAGGAATCGTCGCCGTCCGAGACAGCAAAGATCGGGAAGGGGCGACGTTGCTCTTCACGTCCCACGGATGGGATGCCTTCCTCGTTCTCGCCAGAGTAACGAGGTAG
- the manD gene encoding D-mannonate dehydratase ManD encodes MRIVDARVIVTCPGRNFVTLKIVTSDGVTGVGDATLNGRELAVASYLRDHVVPTLIGRDASRIEDTWQYLYRGAYWRRGPVTMSAIAAVDTALWDIKGKVAGLPVYQLLGGRCRDGVTVYGHANAETVPEVLAEVARYVDLGYRAVRVQTAVPGLPATYGVGKDRMFYEPADAAIPTETTWSTERYLVHTPQVFAAVRDEFGPHLKLLHDAHHRLTPIEAARLGKDLEPYRLTWLEDPVPAELQEGFRLIRQHTTTPIAVGEVFNTIFDCQQLITEQLIDYVRTTVVRAGGISHLRRIFDLAALHHVRSGSHGATDLSPVCMAAALHVDLSIPNFGLQEYMRHTEATDEVFPHSYHFADGYLHPGEEPGLGVDIDESAAARYPYAPASLPVNRLTDGSMHNW; translated from the coding sequence ATGCGGATCGTGGACGCCCGGGTGATCGTGACCTGCCCGGGCCGCAACTTCGTCACCTTGAAGATCGTCACCTCGGACGGTGTGACCGGCGTCGGCGACGCCACCCTCAACGGCCGTGAACTGGCCGTCGCCAGCTACCTGCGTGACCACGTGGTACCGACGCTGATCGGTCGGGACGCGAGCCGGATCGAGGACACCTGGCAGTACCTGTACCGGGGTGCCTACTGGCGGCGCGGCCCGGTCACGATGAGCGCCATCGCGGCAGTCGACACCGCGTTGTGGGACATCAAGGGCAAGGTCGCCGGGCTGCCGGTCTACCAGCTGCTCGGCGGCCGGTGCCGCGACGGGGTCACCGTCTACGGCCACGCCAACGCCGAGACGGTCCCCGAGGTGCTCGCCGAGGTGGCCCGTTACGTCGACCTCGGCTACCGGGCGGTGCGGGTGCAGACCGCCGTACCCGGCCTGCCGGCGACGTACGGGGTCGGCAAGGACCGGATGTTCTACGAGCCGGCCGACGCCGCGATCCCCACCGAGACCACCTGGTCCACCGAGCGCTACCTGGTGCACACCCCGCAGGTCTTCGCGGCGGTACGCGACGAGTTCGGCCCGCACCTGAAGCTGCTGCACGACGCCCACCACCGGCTGACCCCGATCGAGGCGGCCCGGCTCGGCAAGGACCTCGAACCGTACCGGCTGACCTGGCTGGAGGACCCGGTCCCCGCCGAGCTGCAGGAGGGCTTCCGGCTGATCCGCCAGCACACCACCACGCCGATCGCCGTCGGGGAGGTCTTCAACACCATCTTCGACTGCCAGCAGCTGATCACCGAGCAGTTGATCGACTACGTCCGCACCACGGTGGTCCGGGCCGGCGGCATCAGCCACCTGCGGCGGATCTTCGATCTGGCCGCGCTGCACCACGTCCGCAGCGGTTCGCACGGCGCCACCGACCTGTCCCCGGTGTGTATGGCCGCCGCGCTGCACGTCGACCTGAGCATCCCCAACTTCGGCCTGCAGGAGTACATGCGGCACACCGAGGCCACCGACGAGGTGTTCCCGCACTCGTACCACTTCGCCGACGGCTACCTGCACCCCGGCGAGGAACCCGGGCTCGGCGTCGACATCGACGAGTCAGCGGCGGCGCGCTACCCGTACGCGCCGGCGTCGCTGCCGGTCAACCGGCTCACCGACGGGTCGATGCACAACTGGTGA
- a CDS encoding LemA family protein, with amino-acid sequence MVLVFAGYGVAVYNGLVTARNAFRNAFAQIDVQLTRRHDLIPNLVEVAKGYMRHEREALEAVIAARGGAVDAQAAATGRPGDPAAMQQLAGAENMLTQSLGRLFALSEAYPDLKANQNMMQLTEELTSTENRVAFARQAYNDAVMGYNNKRERFPGSMIANMFSFGPAAPFEVDDPQQRQAPRVTF; translated from the coding sequence GTGGTGCTGGTCTTCGCCGGGTACGGCGTGGCGGTGTACAACGGACTGGTCACCGCCCGTAACGCGTTCCGGAACGCGTTCGCCCAGATCGACGTACAGCTGACCCGACGCCACGATCTCATCCCCAACCTCGTCGAGGTCGCCAAGGGGTACATGAGACACGAACGTGAGGCGCTCGAAGCGGTGATCGCCGCTCGCGGCGGCGCGGTCGACGCGCAGGCCGCCGCGACCGGCAGGCCCGGCGACCCGGCCGCCATGCAGCAGCTCGCCGGTGCCGAGAACATGCTGACCCAGAGCCTGGGCCGGCTGTTCGCGCTCTCCGAGGCGTACCCGGACCTCAAGGCCAACCAGAACATGATGCAGCTGACCGAGGAGCTGACCTCCACCGAGAACCGGGTCGCGTTCGCCCGGCAGGCCTACAACGACGCGGTGATGGGCTACAACAACAAGCGGGAACGGTTCCCCGGCAGCATGATCGCGAACATGTTCTCGTTCGGCCCGGCCGCCCCGTTCGAGGTCGACGATCCGCAGCAGCGGCAGGCTCCCCGGGTCACCTTCTGA
- a CDS encoding transcriptional regulator produces the protein MRSDPFQNQSRILVHPLAYVRHDRNWSQQDLVDKIARRLNTAARREKAWRWERWGVVPDLATQCALADELGVPRQAVRELGWPHWLPVGQRIDTDTPWTIDGGLTLLRETAGAAVMDRRGFMILGVGAAATLAQQWLTLDPPPLRSALDGGPLDASLVDCFEQRLPTLRQIDALLGGGSVRDVVDAELRLVTDLLSNSSYADSIGRRMFAVATELGRIAGWASFDAGHQAAAERYWVSALHTAHLADDRTAGANILKCMSLQRVDSDRAEEALALATAAVDGAGDAPARVLAMFATRKARAHAALNDASAAERCLTSAETHMARADDEPGPTWAGYFDQAEYCAQVAACYLMLERHRNADRWLAQALDLQPTTRSRDRATYLIWRAGVTASLGDVEQACAYVHRAAPEVMKTRSLRNHHRLMGIHSRLTKYDTPATRELDERVRGLVA, from the coding sequence GTGAGAAGCGATCCTTTCCAGAACCAGTCTCGAATCTTGGTGCACCCGCTCGCCTACGTTCGGCATGATCGAAATTGGAGTCAGCAGGATCTGGTCGACAAGATCGCCCGGCGGCTGAACACCGCTGCCCGACGCGAGAAAGCGTGGCGCTGGGAGCGTTGGGGCGTCGTGCCCGACCTCGCAACTCAGTGCGCGCTCGCCGACGAGTTGGGCGTACCGCGACAGGCGGTCCGCGAGCTGGGCTGGCCCCATTGGCTACCGGTCGGTCAGCGGATCGACACCGACACCCCTTGGACGATCGACGGCGGATTGACGCTGTTGAGAGAGACGGCGGGAGCAGCAGTGATGGATCGGCGCGGGTTCATGATCCTCGGTGTCGGCGCGGCGGCGACACTCGCACAGCAGTGGCTCACGCTTGATCCGCCACCGCTGCGTTCGGCGCTGGACGGCGGCCCACTCGACGCCTCGCTCGTCGACTGCTTCGAGCAACGCCTCCCCACTCTCCGGCAGATCGACGCGCTCCTCGGCGGCGGAAGCGTCCGTGACGTCGTGGACGCGGAGCTGCGACTCGTCACCGACCTGTTGAGCAACAGCTCCTACGCCGACAGCATCGGCCGACGGATGTTCGCGGTCGCCACCGAACTCGGCAGGATCGCCGGCTGGGCCAGCTTCGACGCCGGCCACCAGGCCGCAGCCGAGCGCTACTGGGTTTCCGCGCTGCACACCGCGCACCTCGCCGACGATCGGACCGCCGGCGCGAACATTCTGAAGTGCATGAGCCTGCAGCGGGTCGACAGCGACCGGGCAGAGGAAGCACTCGCACTGGCCACCGCCGCCGTCGATGGAGCCGGGGATGCTCCCGCGCGGGTGCTGGCGATGTTCGCCACCCGCAAGGCCCGAGCCCACGCCGCCCTTAACGACGCCAGTGCAGCGGAACGCTGTCTCACCAGCGCGGAAACGCACATGGCCCGAGCTGATGACGAGCCCGGCCCGACCTGGGCCGGCTACTTCGACCAGGCCGAGTACTGCGCACAGGTCGCGGCCTGCTACCTCATGCTCGAACGCCACCGGAACGCCGACCGCTGGCTCGCCCAAGCATTGGACCTGCAACCCACGACCCGCAGCCGGGACCGCGCCACCTATCTGATCTGGCGGGCGGGCGTCACCGCCAGCCTCGGCGACGTCGAACAAGCCTGCGCGTACGTGCACCGCGCAGCGCCCGAGGTCATGAAGACCCGCTCGCTCCGGAACCATCACCGGCTGATGGGCATCCACAGCCGCCTTACCAAGTACGACACCCCCGCCACCCGCGAGTTGGACGAACGCGTACGGGGTCTGGTCGCATAG
- a CDS encoding SDR family NAD(P)-dependent oxidoreductase: MTSDVQRVAVVTGANRGLGRAIAQQLAQAGLHVVVTARSDEAAERTATELTGLGLPASGHQLDITDPASVARAMADVGYQYGRLDVLVNNAAIAIDRGQAASAADMEKVAATLDANLIGTWRCCTAAIPEMKRNGYGRIVNVTSHMGTSAEMGTGSVSYRVSKAGVNAFTQILAAELHEHNILVNAASPGKVDTRLAYGKANHTPGEAADTFTWLATLPDDGPTGDLFYNRKLLPW; the protein is encoded by the coding sequence ATGACATCGGACGTCCAGCGGGTAGCCGTCGTCACCGGAGCCAACCGAGGGCTCGGCCGAGCAATCGCCCAGCAGCTCGCACAGGCCGGCCTCCACGTCGTGGTCACCGCCAGAAGCGACGAAGCCGCAGAGCGCACCGCCACAGAGCTGACCGGCCTCGGCCTGCCTGCCTCCGGCCACCAGCTCGACATCACCGACCCCGCCAGCGTCGCGCGCGCCATGGCCGACGTCGGCTACCAGTACGGCCGGCTCGACGTCCTGGTCAACAACGCTGCCATCGCCATCGACCGAGGCCAGGCCGCCAGCGCGGCCGACATGGAGAAGGTCGCTGCGACCCTCGACGCGAACCTCATCGGCACCTGGCGCTGCTGCACCGCCGCCATCCCCGAGATGAAGCGAAACGGGTACGGCCGGATCGTCAACGTCACCAGCCACATGGGTACGTCCGCCGAAATGGGCACCGGCAGCGTCTCCTACCGAGTCTCCAAAGCAGGCGTCAACGCGTTCACCCAGATCCTCGCCGCAGAGCTACACGAGCACAACATCCTCGTCAACGCGGCGTCGCCGGGAAAGGTCGACACCCGCCTCGCCTACGGAAAAGCCAACCACACTCCCGGCGAAGCAGCCGACACCTTCACCTGGCTGGCCACGCTCCCCGACGATGGACCCACCGGCGACCTCTTCTACAACCGCAAGCTACTACCCTGGTAG
- a CDS encoding M48 family metallopeptidase: protein MNFFERQRQVRRVSARLVVLFVAAVVGIVAVVDLAVFVVFDGASRQPAALLGMLVVTSLATVAVIGLAALVRTVTLRGGGGRVARELGGVPVPPDTTDPQLRRLRNVVEEIAIASSVPVPEIYLLAREEGINAFAAGWSTSDAAIAVTRGTLERLNRDELQGVIAHEFSHVVNGDMRLNIRLMGLLFGILFLAVIGRGLLRTGFVSGGRSRSDNRGGNPLPLIGLAMIAAGYVGVLVGRLIKASVSRQREYLADASAVQFTRQTAGLAGALKKIAGLPAGSQLKSPKSEEVGHMLFGPGGRLTALFSTHPPIADRIKALDPSFDPAELTTLSRRWAAAPPSGLAEDRALGLTGGAPGGAALPADDTRVPMDPAQVVDRIGAPPASAYQHAADLLSRIPHELTERARRPDTVAPLILGLLLSADPQVRAGQHAAITQRYGTPLADAAWQAGARTAGLHPMLRLPLAEIAFPALAQRSPAERDTLADAMATLVRADGRISVFEYCLSRLVGDELRESLRPSSQPGHGRGTLRASQPAVQTLLSMLAQAGHPDPAAAQRAFAAGAAHALPQASVRFTPPAGGVLELESVWPLLDELRPVEKSRLVAAAVAVIGHDGVMTVPEVELLRTICLILHSPLPPLPVPA from the coding sequence ATGAACTTCTTCGAGCGCCAGCGTCAGGTCCGGCGGGTCTCCGCCCGGCTGGTCGTGCTGTTCGTGGCCGCCGTCGTCGGCATCGTGGCCGTGGTCGACCTCGCCGTCTTCGTCGTCTTCGACGGCGCGTCCCGGCAACCGGCCGCGCTCCTCGGCATGCTGGTGGTGACCAGCCTGGCGACCGTCGCTGTGATCGGCCTGGCGGCGCTGGTCCGCACCGTCACGCTGCGCGGTGGCGGCGGGCGGGTCGCCCGGGAGCTCGGCGGCGTACCGGTGCCGCCGGACACCACCGACCCGCAGCTGCGCCGGCTGCGCAACGTGGTGGAGGAGATCGCCATCGCCTCCAGCGTGCCGGTGCCGGAGATCTACCTGCTGGCGCGCGAGGAGGGGATCAACGCGTTCGCCGCCGGCTGGTCGACCTCGGACGCGGCCATCGCGGTCACCCGGGGCACCCTGGAACGGCTCAACCGCGACGAACTGCAGGGCGTCATCGCCCACGAGTTCAGCCACGTGGTCAACGGCGACATGCGGCTGAACATCCGGCTGATGGGGCTGCTGTTCGGCATCCTGTTCCTGGCGGTGATCGGGCGCGGGCTACTGCGCACCGGATTCGTCAGCGGTGGCCGCTCCCGCAGCGACAACCGGGGCGGCAACCCGCTACCACTGATCGGGCTGGCGATGATCGCCGCCGGGTACGTCGGTGTGCTGGTCGGCCGGCTGATCAAAGCGTCGGTGTCCCGGCAGCGCGAGTACCTGGCCGACGCGTCGGCGGTGCAGTTCACCCGGCAGACCGCCGGGCTGGCCGGTGCGCTCAAGAAGATCGCCGGGCTGCCCGCCGGGTCACAGCTGAAGAGTCCGAAGTCCGAAGAGGTCGGCCACATGCTGTTCGGGCCGGGTGGCAGGCTGACCGCGCTGTTCTCGACGCATCCACCGATCGCCGACCGGATCAAGGCACTCGATCCCAGCTTCGACCCGGCCGAGTTGACCACGCTGTCCCGGCGGTGGGCGGCGGCCCCGCCGTCCGGGCTCGCCGAGGACCGCGCGCTCGGGCTGACCGGCGGCGCCCCGGGCGGCGCCGCGTTGCCCGCCGACGACACCCGGGTGCCGATGGACCCGGCCCAGGTCGTCGACCGAATCGGCGCGCCGCCGGCGAGCGCCTACCAACACGCCGCCGACCTGCTCTCCCGGATCCCGCACGAGCTGACGGAGCGGGCCCGTCGACCGGACACAGTGGCACCGTTGATCCTCGGCCTGCTGCTGTCGGCCGACCCGCAGGTCCGCGCCGGCCAGCATGCCGCCATCACCCAGCGGTACGGCACCCCGTTAGCTGACGCCGCCTGGCAGGCCGGTGCGCGGACCGCCGGCCTGCACCCGATGCTGCGGCTGCCGCTGGCCGAGATCGCCTTCCCCGCGTTGGCGCAGCGGTCACCGGCCGAACGCGACACGCTCGCCGACGCGATGGCCACCCTGGTCCGGGCCGACGGGCGGATCAGCGTCTTCGAATACTGCCTGTCCCGGCTCGTCGGCGATGAGCTGCGCGAATCGCTGCGGCCATCGTCGCAGCCGGGCCACGGCCGGGGTACGCTGCGCGCCAGCCAACCAGCCGTACAGACGCTGCTCAGCATGCTCGCCCAGGCCGGGCACCCGGATCCGGCCGCCGCGCAGCGGGCCTTCGCCGCCGGTGCGGCGCACGCCCTGCCCCAGGCATCCGTCCGGTTCACCCCGCCTGCGGGCGGCGTGCTGGAGCTGGAATCGGTCTGGCCGCTCCTCGACGAACTGCGCCCGGTGGAGAAGTCCCGGCTGGTGGCGGCGGCTGTCGCGGTGATCGGACACGACGGGGTGATGACCGTGCCGGAGGTCGAGTTGCTGCGGACCATCTGCCTGATCCTGCACAGCCCACTACCACCACTGCCGGTGCCGGCCTGA
- a CDS encoding cellulose binding domain-containing protein encodes MRNVPPNSSRSQPGNPRRALLAVATAVATAAGAGVATTILASPAAAAAGCAVDYRVTSQWPGGFGASVSVTNLGDPVTSWQLTWSFGAGQTITQAWNAAVTQNGAQVTADNVGYNGNLATNASTEFGFNGSWNNSSNPVPTTFALNGTTCTGGVAPTTAPPPTTAPPPTTAPPTTAPPTTAPPTTAPPTTAPPTTAPPPTTPPPTPGPGAKQMEDLDRGLISVRSGSGNLVSWRLLGTEAAGTGFHVYRGSTRVTSSPVTASTNYYDAGAASNASYTVRAVVGGVEQPASPASLTFADGYLDVPLQVPPGGTTPSGEWYSYSANDASVGDLDGDGQYEIVLKWDPSNAKDNSQSGYTGNVYVDAYRLDGTRLWRVDLGRNIRAGAHYTQFQVYDYDGDGRAEVAMKTADGTRDGRGSVIGNSGADYRNSSGYVLSGPEFLTMFDGQTGAAISTVNYVPARGNVSSWGDSYGNRVDRFLAGTAYLDGQRPSLIMSRGYYTRTVIAAWDFRNGNLTQRWVFDSNSSGNGSYAGQGNHSLSIADVDRDGRDEIVFGGATIDDNGRGLWNTSLNHGDAGHVGDLDPGRSGLEYFKVQEDGSKPSSALIDARTGQIIWQTPTGGDNGRGVSADIWAGSAGAESWSSAVDGLRSPTGGNVGRKPSSANFLSWWDGDPVRELLDQTRIDKYGTSGDTRLLTGSGVASNNGTKATPALSADLFGDWREEVIWRTSDSRALRIYATPHTTDRRIHTLMHDPQYRVAVAWQNTAYNQPPHPSFFIGANMPAPPTPNVYLR; translated from the coding sequence ATGCGCAATGTCCCTCCCAACAGTTCCCGGTCCCAGCCCGGGAATCCCCGCCGAGCCCTGCTCGCCGTCGCGACCGCGGTGGCCACCGCGGCCGGTGCCGGCGTGGCCACCACGATCCTCGCGTCGCCGGCCGCCGCAGCCGCCGGCTGCGCGGTCGACTACCGCGTCACCAGCCAATGGCCCGGTGGCTTCGGCGCCAGCGTGTCCGTGACCAACCTCGGTGACCCCGTCACCTCCTGGCAGCTGACCTGGTCGTTCGGCGCCGGGCAGACGATCACCCAGGCGTGGAACGCGGCGGTGACGCAGAACGGTGCCCAGGTCACCGCGGACAACGTCGGCTACAACGGGAACCTGGCCACCAACGCCAGCACCGAGTTTGGCTTCAACGGATCCTGGAACAACAGCAGCAATCCGGTCCCGACGACCTTCGCGCTCAACGGGACCACCTGCACCGGCGGCGTCGCGCCGACCACCGCACCCCCGCCGACGACGGCACCCCCGCCGACCACGGCACCCCCGACCACGGCACCCCCGACCACGGCACCCCCGACGACCGCCCCGCCGACGACCGCCCCACCGACCACGGCGCCACCGCCCACCACCCCGCCGCCGACGCCGGGGCCCGGCGCCAAGCAGATGGAGGACCTCGACCGAGGGCTGATCAGCGTCCGCTCCGGATCCGGCAACCTGGTTTCCTGGCGGCTGCTCGGCACCGAGGCCGCCGGCACCGGCTTCCACGTCTACCGTGGCTCCACCCGGGTCACCTCGTCGCCGGTCACCGCGTCGACCAACTACTACGACGCCGGTGCCGCGTCCAACGCCAGCTACACGGTCCGGGCGGTGGTCGGCGGCGTCGAGCAGCCCGCGTCCCCGGCGTCGCTCACCTTCGCCGACGGCTACCTCGACGTACCGCTGCAGGTGCCGCCGGGCGGCACCACCCCGTCCGGGGAGTGGTACAGCTACTCGGCGAACGACGCCAGCGTCGGTGACCTCGACGGTGACGGGCAGTACGAGATCGTGCTCAAGTGGGATCCGTCCAACGCCAAGGACAACTCCCAGTCCGGCTACACCGGTAACGTCTATGTCGACGCGTACCGGCTCGACGGGACCCGGCTGTGGCGCGTCGACCTGGGCCGCAACATCCGGGCCGGCGCCCACTACACCCAGTTCCAGGTGTACGACTACGACGGCGACGGCCGGGCCGAGGTGGCGATGAAGACCGCCGACGGCACCCGGGACGGTCGGGGCAGCGTCATCGGCAACTCCGGCGCCGACTACCGCAACTCGTCCGGTTACGTGCTGTCCGGTCCGGAGTTCCTGACCATGTTCGACGGCCAGACCGGTGCGGCGATCTCCACCGTCAACTACGTGCCGGCCCGGGGCAACGTGTCGTCCTGGGGCGACTCGTACGGCAACCGGGTGGACCGGTTCCTCGCCGGCACCGCCTACCTGGACGGCCAGCGACCGTCGTTGATCATGTCACGCGGCTACTACACCCGCACCGTCATCGCCGCCTGGGACTTCCGCAACGGCAACCTCACCCAGCGGTGGGTCTTCGACTCCAACTCGTCGGGCAACGGCAGCTACGCCGGGCAGGGCAACCATTCGCTGTCCATCGCCGACGTCGACCGCGACGGCCGTGACGAGATCGTCTTCGGCGGCGCCACCATCGACGACAACGGTCGCGGGCTGTGGAACACCAGCCTGAACCACGGCGACGCCGGCCACGTCGGTGACCTAGACCCGGGGCGGTCCGGGCTGGAGTACTTCAAGGTCCAGGAGGACGGCTCGAAGCCGTCGTCGGCGCTGATCGACGCCCGCACCGGGCAGATCATCTGGCAGACCCCGACCGGCGGGGACAACGGCCGGGGCGTGTCGGCGGACATCTGGGCCGGCAGCGCCGGTGCCGAGTCCTGGTCGTCGGCGGTGGACGGGCTGCGCTCGCCGACCGGCGGCAACGTCGGACGCAAGCCGTCGTCGGCCAACTTCCTCAGCTGGTGGGACGGCGACCCGGTCCGGGAGTTGCTCGACCAGACCCGGATCGACAAGTACGGCACCTCCGGCGACACCCGGCTGTTGACCGGCTCCGGGGTGGCATCGAACAACGGCACCAAGGCGACCCCCGCTTTGTCGGCCGACCTGTTCGGCGACTGGCGGGAGGAGGTCATCTGGCGGACCAGCGACTCCCGCGCGTTGCGGATCTACGCCACCCCGCACACCACCGACCGACGGATCCACACCCTGATGCACGACCCGCAGTACCGGGTGGCGGTCGCCTGGCAGAACACCGCCTACAACCAGCCGCCACACCCGTCGTTCTTCATTGGCGCCAACATGCCGGCACCACCGACGCCGAACGTCTACTTGCGGTGA
- a CDS encoding GNAT family N-acetyltransferase, whose product MLTVRTATAVDVEPLGELLAQACVLDPVVAWLISDHALRYLTMHQFFTAELEFGVRHGIVDVVGHCDGVAIWYPHPFDRLLAAEHQRRRLRACGDRHGPYAHYTFTAGRVEPTGRHNHLAFLAAAPWLRRRGIGSALLAVHHARLDRIGMPAVVEASSPRSQAFYLRHGYRIVRVAHLPAGGPPLWAMRRGGAPLDQPPMAAALRVG is encoded by the coding sequence ATGCTGACCGTACGGACCGCCACAGCCGTCGACGTCGAGCCGCTGGGAGAGCTGTTGGCGCAGGCATGCGTGCTGGACCCGGTGGTGGCGTGGCTGATCAGCGACCACGCACTGCGGTACCTGACGATGCACCAGTTCTTCACCGCCGAGCTGGAGTTCGGCGTACGGCACGGCATCGTCGACGTCGTCGGCCACTGCGACGGAGTCGCGATCTGGTACCCGCACCCGTTCGACCGGCTGCTCGCGGCGGAGCATCAACGGCGCAGGTTGCGGGCCTGCGGCGACCGGCACGGCCCGTACGCGCACTACACGTTCACCGCCGGCCGAGTGGAGCCGACAGGCCGGCACAACCATCTGGCGTTCCTGGCGGCGGCACCCTGGCTGAGACGGCGAGGCATCGGGTCGGCGCTGCTGGCCGTGCACCACGCCCGGCTCGACCGGATCGGCATGCCGGCCGTGGTCGAGGCGAGCAGCCCACGGTCCCAGGCGTTCTACCTGCGCCACGGCTACCGAATCGTCCGGGTGGCGCACCTGCCGGCCGGCGGCCCGCCGCTGTGGGCAATGCGTCGGGGCGGCGCACCACTCGACCAACCGCCCATGGCCGCAGCACTGCGTGTCGGCTGA